DNA from Lentilitoribacter sp. Alg239-R112:
CTCGAAATCGGCAAGTTCTTTGTTAGCGCGATCTGCACTTGCTTGCGTGTTGTCGACAAGAAACTTACTGGAATAAAGGCGTGCCAACAATAAGCTCCGCAAATCAGTTCCGGCATGGAAACTGGCCGATGCATCATTATCGGCATATGCGCTTTCCATGATTTTGGTAAGGTCTTTTTCTGCCAAAGGACCAAATGTATTAAGCTGGTCCACCACCGCATTTCGTTGTTTAACCAATTCAGTGACCTGATTAAACGTATCCTGATAAATTGTGATGGATTCTTTAGCTTCATTCATAGTTTCAATTGCGTCTGGACGCGTAAATAGCGATTGACCTTCATCAATCAACTTAGCTGTCACCGCAATTCTATCACGCACTTTTTGCGCAGATTCTTCTGTATTTTTGAGAATAAAGTCTTTTGCATAAAGACGCGCTGTCAATAAGTTAGCCTGAATACGACCCAGTTGGTTGGTTTGAATTGCATAGCTGCGATATTGCTTAAAGTTACTATCGGCTCCTGACAGGCCGGAATAGCTAAAGGAAGCAACGACAATAAGGAATAATAGAGTTACAGCTGAACCGAGAGCAACCTTCGTGCCCACCTTGATATTGTTCAGCGAAAACCCGCCTTTGGCTTTAGGTTTGTTTGGTTTCATTTTGATTGCACTCGCATAACGAATGTAAGGAATATTTCAGCACCGATGATAGCGTTCCAACACTATATAAGTAGCAAAAGTCGGATACAGCTATTGCACGTTGTTCAAAGAACTAGCTGCCCGCTCCAAGGGCTTGATCGAAACAAGTCAAGCTCCTTAGTGAAATCCATCCCCACATGGATTTATATAAACATGCCTTGAGGCGTCAGCCGTGCTTCATGCAATACATAGGATAAGGCATATGCATGCTAGTAATTCACGGTAAATGAATGATTAATTGAATTGGCGAGTAATCATACCGATAGATATGTAATTGATATATAAAGATAATATGTAAATTTTTAACAAATTTTCTACAACTAAAAAGAGTGCGGTTGCGCAACCCTCGCGCGTAGTGCGAATCCAGACACCAATTATCCTGGGCAAACCGCTAAGTTATTAGATAAAAACGCTTAAACGCATAATGCAGATATTATAATCAAAATTAGAATGCGCCACATTCAGCTTGAAAATCTGTGATCATTTTGCGAGTGAATTATCGCCCCTCATCTACATTTTTTCAAACTGCCCGTATCCAAACTTTCGTATCGTGAAAGCCAACCCCACCATTTGGTGCAATAGTATCCGCACCGACAAGTGTATTAATTCCCTCGCCATTGACAAAAGTTGAATTCGGCCAAAGACCTTCCTGAATAACGACACCCCGACGCACACCTTCAAACAGTGTAACGTGAACTGATATTTCTCCGCGGGAATTTCCAACTATGATAAGCTCCCCTTCACTTACACCAAGCTTGGCGGCATCCTCAGGATGAAGTTTTAGTTCCGGGCGGCCCCGTTCTTGTTTAATGGAGCTTTTGGTTTGTGCAAACGTTGAATTTAAAAACGCTCTTGCTGGTGATGTTGCCAAACGGAAGGGGTGCGCATCATCTGCGACCTCGGATGAGGCAGCATAGTCGGGAAATTGTGGCAAGATATCCAAATCTCCCTGTAGGCCCATTTGTTCAGGCGGATTGGCGGTCGTTCTGGTATTTCGCCATTTAGGCTTAAATCTAAACTTGCCGTCCGCATGAGCAAAGCCATTTAAATAATTCGATGTCTCGAAATCCGGCTGCTCATCAATCCATTTTCTCTCTTCAAAATCATCAAAACTACCGTAACCAGAATCGTTCAAAATGCGATCTAAATGCTGCCGTGCGGACATATTGAACTCTGGTCGATCACCAAGCCCCAAACGTTTAGCAAGCTCGTCGATCACATAAAGATTTTCCTGCGGTCCACCGAGTTCGTTTACTGGCGGCTCAACCTGCTTGGCGCCGAGCGTGACATGTTGATTGCCGCCGCCTTTGTAAATATCATCATGTTCGAGGAACATAGTGGCAGGTAAGACCACATCAGCCAGCTTTGCAGTATCTGTCATGAATTGCTCATGCACAGCGGTGAATAAATCATCGCGCAGAAACCCCTGCCGTACCAGTCTTTGCTCAGGGCATACATTCATTGGATTGGTGTTCTGAATAAGCATCGCGGTCACAGGTGGCCCACCATATAACGCATCATCATCGCCCATCAGGATGCGGCCAAGCTTTGATTGGTCCATATTGCGCATATTCGGTGTCGCCAAATGCTGACCTTGAACATAGCTTGTATCAAGAGAAAAAATCTCAGCATTATTATGGAATGCGCCCGCGCCCTCATATTTCCAAAGGCCAAGAACCGTTGCGATAGAAAGCGCCGCATGCATGTTAACTGCACCATTTCTCTGCCGCGTAAAACCATAACCAAGACGCAAGAATGTGCGCTTGGTATTACCTATTAACTTGGCCAATTCTTCTATTTCAGAAACAGCTAAACCTGTAATCTCAGATGCCCATTCTGGGGTTTTATCTTTAAGGTGGGCTTCTAATCCTTTCGGGTCGTCCGCATATTGGTTCATATACTCCCAGTCAGCCAACCCATCGCGAAATAGAACATGCATAATAGCGCACGCCAATGCACCATCGGTACCAGGCTTAAGGATAATTTTATGATCGGCTTGTTTCATCGTCGGGCTATCATATATGTCGACGACTACGATTTTTGCACCGCGTGTTTTTCTTGCTTTGATTGCATGGGTCATCACGTTGATCTGTGTTGAAACCGGATTTGTACCCCAGATCACCACACAGTCAGAGATCGCCATCTCGCGCGGATCAGAGCCGCGCACAGCCCCGGTTCCCATTGCAAACCCCGTCCAAGCGGGAGTAATGCAAATTGTCCCATGCATGATAGAATAGCGTTTCGCGTGGGTCAGCCGCTTGATCGAGTTAAGTTGCACCTGCCCCATTGTACCTGCATAAAAATATGGCCAGATAGTCTCCGAACCATAAAGCTGCTCTGCTTGGATAAATTTCTCGGCAATTACATCCAGCGCATCATCGAACTGCACCTCCTGCCAATCCCCTGCACCTTTATCACCTTTGCGGATAAGCGGTTTTAACAGCCGATCAGGATGATACATCCGCTCAGCATAGCGGGCGACCTTGGCGCAGATCACACCATCGGTATAGCTATTATCTGCACTGCCTCTCAGACGGCCAATTTTGCCATCATCTTTAATCTCTACATCCAGCGCGCAAGTGGATGGACAATCATGCGGGCAAGCAGAGTGACCCGTTTTTGCAATAATATTCATTCGCGATCTCTTAAGACTCGGATTTTAAAATATTTAGT
Protein-coding regions in this window:
- a CDS encoding molybdopterin oxidoreductase family protein, which codes for MNIIAKTGHSACPHDCPSTCALDVEIKDDGKIGRLRGSADNSYTDGVICAKVARYAERMYHPDRLLKPLIRKGDKGAGDWQEVQFDDALDVIAEKFIQAEQLYGSETIWPYFYAGTMGQVQLNSIKRLTHAKRYSIMHGTICITPAWTGFAMGTGAVRGSDPREMAISDCVVIWGTNPVSTQINVMTHAIKARKTRGAKIVVVDIYDSPTMKQADHKIILKPGTDGALACAIMHVLFRDGLADWEYMNQYADDPKGLEAHLKDKTPEWASEITGLAVSEIEELAKLIGNTKRTFLRLGYGFTRQRNGAVNMHAALSIATVLGLWKYEGAGAFHNNAEIFSLDTSYVQGQHLATPNMRNMDQSKLGRILMGDDDALYGGPPVTAMLIQNTNPMNVCPEQRLVRQGFLRDDLFTAVHEQFMTDTAKLADVVLPATMFLEHDDIYKGGGNQHVTLGAKQVEPPVNELGGPQENLYVIDELAKRLGLGDRPEFNMSARQHLDRILNDSGYGSFDDFEERKWIDEQPDFETSNYLNGFAHADGKFRFKPKWRNTRTTANPPEQMGLQGDLDILPQFPDYAASSEVADDAHPFRLATSPARAFLNSTFAQTKSSIKQERGRPELKLHPEDAAKLGVSEGELIIVGNSRGEISVHVTLFEGVRRGVVIQEGLWPNSTFVNGEGINTLVGADTIAPNGGVGFHDTKVWIRAV